A segment of the Prochlorococcus sp. RS04 genome:
TTATGAATGATTTATTTTTAAAATTTATAGAAAAATTAGGTTTAGTCGATAACACATTTTTGTTCGCAGTATCAATTATTCCTTATGCAATATTTTTGTTCTACTTATACAAAATAAAATCTGTTAATAATATTGTAAAAACAGGATTTTCCTTAACTGTTTTATTCGTAT
Coding sequences within it:
- a CDS encoding DUF3593 domain-containing protein, yielding MNDLFLKFIEKLGLVDNTFLFAVSIIPYAIFLFYLYKIKSVNNIVKTGFSLTVLFVLITILVSFFTLNYYNETLVEVDFLHGLAESFLTLSDFVILFGFIRLLNSLEVNNS